In the Loxodonta africana isolate mLoxAfr1 chromosome 1, mLoxAfr1.hap2, whole genome shotgun sequence genome, one interval contains:
- the DNPH1 gene encoding 5-hydroxymethyl-dUMP N-hydrolase yields MAAAVAGARKCGEPGELGEPDRRALYFCGSIRGGREDRALYERIVSRLRRFGVVLTEHVTAAELDARGEEAAGGDTLIHDRDLAWLKQADVVVAEVTQPSLGVGYELGRAVALNKRILCLFRPQSGRVLSAMIRGAADSSQFQVWDYEEAEVEAMLDRYFEAAPLQHVAASHDPTA; encoded by the exons atGGCGGCGGCGGTGGCCGGAGCGCGGAAGTGCGGAGAGCCGGGGGAGTTGGGCGAGCCGGACCGCCGGGCCCTGTACTTCTGCGGAAGCATCCGCGGCGGACGCGAGGACAGGGCGCTGTACGAACGGATCGTCTCACGGTTGCGGCGCTTCGGAGTAGTGCTCACCGAGCACGTGACGGCCGCCGAGCTGGACGCGCGCG GGGAGGAGGCTGCTGGAGGTGACACACTCATCCATGACCGGGACCTGGCCTGGCTGAAGCAGGCAGATG TGGTTGTAGCAGAAGTGACGCAGCCGTCCTTGGGTGTTGGCTATGAGCTGGGCCGGGCCGTGGCTCTCAACAAGCGAATCCTGTGCCTGTTTCGCCCACAGTCTGGCCGAG tgctttcagccatgatccggGGAGCAGCTGACAGCTCACAGTTTCAGGTGTGGGACTATGAAGAGGCAGAGGTGGAGGCCATGCTGGATCGATACTTCGAGGCTGCACCTCTCCAGCACGTGGCTGCCTCCCATGACCCAACTGCTTGA